A genomic region of Sulfobacillus acidophilus DSM 10332 contains the following coding sequences:
- a CDS encoding Urease accessory protein ureF (PFAM: UreF~COGs: COG0830 Urease accessory protein UreF~HAMAP: Urease accessory protein UreF~InterPro IPR002639~KEGG: cyj:Cyan7822_2698 urease accessory protein UreF~SPTR: Urease accessory protein ureF), translating to MPKPMCKGIDALWALPFWIDSALPTGGFVLSHGLETMVQEGWVASVSDVGTVLRLFGRQISHSELIAFWHVIKSSDGIQALERCQVRLDALVMPDETRQASLWQGQRILSIAEAWGLSVPVSRTYSGPAFAWITRVSQLSAEMAALAYLYRQLSEMASAALRLMRVDGVEVFRELYRLQPEISGWIETARRSHLAQMTTSSVWLEWMALRHQHQEMRLFRT from the coding sequence ATGCCGAAGCCCATGTGTAAGGGTATCGATGCGCTCTGGGCGCTTCCGTTTTGGATTGATTCCGCTTTGCCGACGGGTGGGTTCGTCTTATCCCACGGGCTGGAAACCATGGTGCAGGAAGGATGGGTGGCCTCCGTCAGCGACGTCGGCACGGTTCTCCGCTTATTTGGTCGGCAAATTAGTCACTCCGAGCTGATTGCATTTTGGCATGTAATCAAGAGTTCGGACGGAATCCAGGCTCTAGAACGCTGTCAAGTGCGATTGGATGCTCTCGTGATGCCGGACGAAACCCGACAAGCCAGCCTTTGGCAAGGACAACGGATTCTTTCGATTGCGGAGGCATGGGGCCTCTCGGTGCCCGTTTCTCGAACGTACAGCGGTCCCGCGTTCGCTTGGATTACCCGGGTCAGTCAGTTGTCGGCCGAGATGGCGGCTTTGGCCTATTTATATCGGCAATTGTCCGAGATGGCTTCGGCTGCGCTCCGGTTGATGCGAGTAGATGGTGTGGAGGTATTCCGTGAGTTGTACCGACTTCAACCGGAAATTTCCGGATGGATTGAGACTGCTCGTCGGTCGCACCTGGCCCAGATGACGACTTCCAGTGTGTGGCTGGAATGGATGGCCTTACGTCACCAGCATCAAGAGATGCGGCTATTTCGCACTTAA
- a CDS encoding urease, gamma subunit (PFAM: Urease, gamma subunit~TIGRFAM: urease, gamma subunit~COGs: COG0831 Urea amidohydrolase (urease) gamma subunit~InterPro IPR002026~KEGG: hdn:Hden_2810 urease, gamma subunit~PFAM: Urease, alpha/gamma subunit~PRIAM: Urease~SPTR: Urease subunit gamma;~TIGRFAM: Urease, alpha/gamma subunit), protein MFLSPNEEEKLFIAVAADIARKRRARGLKLNYPEAVAVITDALLEAARDGKSVAECMALGQQVLTAEDVLPEVPELLEMVQVEATFNDGTKLVSCHNPIRPLKAWTPELPQGGIL, encoded by the coding sequence ATGTTTTTAAGTCCAAATGAGGAAGAAAAGCTATTCATAGCGGTGGCTGCCGACATTGCCCGCAAGCGTCGGGCGCGCGGGCTGAAACTGAACTATCCGGAAGCGGTGGCCGTCATCACCGATGCGTTGTTGGAAGCCGCCCGGGACGGAAAAAGCGTTGCCGAATGTATGGCTCTAGGACAACAGGTGTTGACGGCAGAAGACGTCCTACCCGAGGTTCCCGAATTGCTCGAGATGGTACAGGTTGAAGCGACGTTCAACGATGGCACAAAGTTGGTGTCCTGCCATAATCCGATTCGGCCGCTCAAGGCCTGGACGCCAGAACTCCCCCAGGGGGGGATATTATGA
- a CDS encoding AIG2 family protein (InterPro IPR009288~KEGG: cwo:Cwoe_2756 AIG2 family protein~PFAM: AIG2-like~SPTR: Putative uncharacterized protein) codes for MEVFVNGELMQGLSMHHFLTGARYVRSARTAPIYRLFSIDDHYPAMVMAEGFERGYAIAGEIYDVPESLWPEIVANERRLGLYRGPIWLEDGQAMGGILSVRELCEGYPDISHFGGWREYRQTLTR; via the coding sequence ATGGAAGTCTTCGTAAACGGCGAACTTATGCAGGGGCTCTCGATGCACCATTTTCTCACGGGGGCCCGTTATGTCCGAAGCGCCCGGACGGCGCCAATCTACCGTCTATTCTCAATTGATGATCATTATCCGGCGATGGTGATGGCAGAGGGATTTGAGCGGGGTTACGCAATCGCGGGCGAAATTTATGATGTGCCGGAAAGCCTGTGGCCGGAGATTGTGGCCAACGAACGGCGGTTAGGCCTCTATCGCGGCCCGATTTGGCTTGAAGACGGTCAAGCTATGGGAGGCATTCTATCCGTCCGCGAATTATGTGAAGGATACCCGGATATTTCTCATTTTGGGGGCTGGCGTGAATATCGCCAAACCCTAACCCGTTAA
- a CDS encoding hypothetical protein (PFAM: Metallo-beta-lactamase superfamily~COGs: COG0491 Zn-dependent hydrolase including glyoxylase~KEGG: tjr:TherJR_2379 hypothetical protein~SPTR: Putative uncharacterized protein): MKKIRDHVYLFRSVMQQLNTVAILTSRELIVIDPGFFPDEIQAIRDWSLSLRPTSLRAVLLTHSDFDHVAGAPYFPTYDLLVSSRWDRNNEALSLRALERFDTEFYLDRPWSPGPMRPLTRYQALADSVSYGPLQVFHTPGHTRDSISIVYQNLLIVGDYLSVLEFPFINSSSTDYLNSLTRMQHLIAEYAIDLVVSQHGPPARGSDEISRRFAQAFTYIEELQNRVTRAMAERLTWQQTLALVDTMTFNGRPIAPGLFPAHHRNLKTLWKEYHQHVPLTTP; this comes from the coding sequence ATGAAGAAAATCCGTGATCACGTCTATTTATTCAGGAGCGTGATGCAACAGCTCAATACGGTAGCCATCCTAACGTCCCGCGAGCTCATCGTGATCGATCCGGGTTTTTTTCCTGATGAAATCCAGGCTATCCGCGATTGGTCATTATCCCTACGTCCGACGTCTTTAAGGGCGGTGTTGCTTACCCATTCGGATTTTGATCATGTGGCAGGAGCGCCATATTTTCCGACCTACGACCTATTGGTGTCGTCCCGTTGGGATCGAAACAATGAAGCGCTATCCCTTCGCGCGTTGGAACGCTTTGATACCGAGTTTTACCTGGATCGCCCTTGGTCGCCCGGACCAATGCGGCCCCTAACCCGCTATCAAGCCCTGGCAGATTCTGTGTCATACGGTCCTCTGCAGGTATTTCATACACCCGGTCATACCCGCGACAGCATCAGCATCGTCTATCAAAACCTATTAATTGTTGGGGATTATCTGTCGGTATTGGAATTTCCCTTTATCAACAGCTCGTCGACCGATTATCTAAATAGCCTGACTCGTATGCAGCATCTGATTGCGGAGTATGCCATTGATCTCGTGGTCTCCCAACACGGGCCGCCGGCTCGGGGATCGGATGAGATTTCCCGACGATTTGCCCAAGCATTCACGTATATCGAAGAACTCCAAAATCGAGTTACCCGTGCGATGGCCGAACGACTCACCTGGCAACAAACCCTGGCACTGGTCGACACCATGACGTTTAACGGTCGGCCGATTGCCCCCGGCTTGTTCCCCGCGCATCACCGGAACCTGAAAACTTTGTGGAAAGAATACCATCAGCACGTTCCGCTCACAACGCCTTAG
- a CDS encoding UreE urease accessory domain-containing protein (PFAM: UreE urease accessory protein, N-terminal domain~InterPro IPR004029~KEGG: eha:Ethha_1604 UreE urease accessory domain-containing protein~PFAM: UreE urease accessory, N-terminal~SPTR: UreE urease accessory domain-containing protein): MTITEVIRGETLGEKARLVERVRLSRRDALRPFGKVVTDYGRTLMLALPRGVELVDGDVLYQDSDLIILVEIIHPSVVAIRLPDYVTGTDRLIYGMQLGHALGNQHLPVRVVPPGIFRVPVDEPERLLRFLQRSAFADVQVDIVAGEADDPVPNAEAHV; this comes from the coding sequence ATGACCATCACGGAGGTAATCCGAGGAGAAACACTCGGCGAAAAGGCTCGTCTCGTGGAGCGCGTTCGCCTAAGTCGACGAGATGCTTTACGCCCCTTCGGGAAAGTAGTGACCGATTACGGACGAACACTGATGTTAGCATTGCCGCGCGGGGTGGAATTGGTCGATGGGGATGTCCTCTATCAAGATTCCGACCTGATCATTCTGGTAGAGATTATCCATCCGTCGGTGGTTGCCATTCGGTTGCCGGACTATGTGACAGGCACAGATCGTCTCATATACGGCATGCAGCTGGGCCATGCCCTAGGCAACCAGCATTTGCCGGTACGGGTGGTGCCACCCGGGATTTTTCGTGTCCCTGTTGATGAGCCTGAGCGATTACTGCGGTTTCTTCAACGAAGTGCGTTTGCCGACGTGCAGGTTGACATTGTGGCAGGAGAAGCGGACGATCCCGTGCCGAATGCCGAAGCCCATGTGTAA
- a CDS encoding urease (PFAM: Urease alpha-subunit, N-terminal domain; Amidohydrolase family~TIGRFAM: urease, alpha subunit~COGs: COG0804 Urea amidohydrolase (urease) alpha subunit~HAMAP: Urease subunit alpha~InterPro IPR005848:IPR011612:IPR006680~KEGG: hau:Haur_2452 urease subunit alpha~PFAM: Amidohydrolase 1; Urease alpha-subunit, N-terminal~PRIAM: Urease~SPTR: Urease subunit alpha;~TIGRFAM: Urease, alpha subunit) gives MNIERARYARLFGPTTGDRFRLADTELVVEIERDLTAYGDEVVFGGGKTIRDGMGQQAIGSAEGALDLAITNAIIMDPLLGIIKADIGIRNGRIVGVGKAGNPDTMDGVSPEMVIGVATEVLAGEHMIVTPGGIDGHIHWIDPAQVIVALSNGITTMIGGGTGPAHGTLATTCTPGPWALARMMEAADAFPVNVGFLGKGNSARAEPLVEQIRAGAVGLKIHEDWGATPAVIDQALRVADAMDIQIAIHTDTLNEAGFVEDTRRAINGRVIHTFHIEGAGGGHAPDIMKLAGEPNVLPSSTNPTRPYSVNTIDEHLDMLMVCHHLDPHLPEDLAFAESRIRPETIAAEDVLHDLGAISMYSSDSQAMGRVGENWQRLFQTADKMKKMRGRLAEDQARNRNDNFRVLRYLAKLTINPAITNGISAYVGSIAPGKLADLVLWDIPFFAVRPRLVIKGGMIAWAISGDAGASIPTPELNRYRPMFGAYGSAVASTSVIFTSQAALADGLAARIRVRKPLLAASRTRQLSKRDMVRNEATPVIEVDPETYRVMVDGHEATVAPADEVRLARLYRFY, from the coding sequence ATGAACATTGAACGGGCTCGCTATGCCCGGCTATTTGGGCCGACAACCGGCGATCGGTTTCGCCTGGCCGATACCGAACTGGTGGTTGAGATTGAACGGGACTTGACGGCTTACGGGGATGAAGTCGTTTTTGGCGGAGGCAAAACCATTCGGGATGGGATGGGTCAACAAGCTATCGGATCGGCGGAAGGTGCTCTCGATTTGGCGATTACGAACGCCATTATCATGGATCCCCTGTTGGGGATCATTAAAGCCGATATCGGTATTCGGAATGGTCGAATTGTTGGGGTGGGTAAAGCCGGTAATCCTGATACCATGGACGGGGTGTCCCCGGAAATGGTCATTGGGGTGGCGACGGAAGTCCTTGCCGGCGAGCATATGATCGTGACCCCGGGCGGTATCGACGGGCATATCCACTGGATTGATCCGGCGCAGGTTATAGTGGCGCTCTCGAATGGAATCACCACGATGATTGGCGGCGGTACCGGCCCGGCCCATGGGACACTAGCCACCACGTGTACTCCCGGCCCCTGGGCGTTGGCGCGTATGATGGAAGCCGCCGATGCATTTCCGGTGAATGTCGGGTTTTTAGGCAAAGGCAACAGCGCTCGAGCCGAACCGTTAGTTGAGCAGATTCGGGCCGGGGCGGTGGGCTTAAAAATTCACGAAGACTGGGGAGCGACACCGGCCGTCATCGATCAAGCCCTCCGGGTGGCCGATGCCATGGACATTCAAATTGCGATCCATACGGACACCTTAAATGAAGCGGGATTCGTCGAAGATACCCGACGCGCCATCAACGGCCGGGTGATTCATACCTTTCATATTGAAGGAGCCGGCGGCGGGCATGCGCCCGACATTATGAAATTGGCGGGGGAGCCGAATGTGCTGCCGTCGTCGACCAATCCCACCCGGCCATATAGTGTGAACACCATTGACGAACATCTAGACATGTTAATGGTGTGTCATCATCTCGATCCACATCTCCCGGAAGATTTAGCTTTTGCCGAAAGCCGGATTCGTCCGGAAACGATTGCGGCCGAAGATGTCTTGCATGACCTGGGCGCGATTTCCATGTACTCCAGTGATTCGCAAGCCATGGGGCGAGTAGGGGAGAATTGGCAACGGCTGTTTCAAACGGCCGACAAGATGAAAAAGATGCGCGGTCGGCTGGCCGAAGATCAAGCGCGGAATCGCAATGATAATTTTCGTGTTTTACGCTATCTGGCCAAGCTGACCATCAACCCGGCTATTACCAATGGGATTTCCGCCTATGTGGGCAGTATCGCGCCGGGCAAACTAGCGGATTTGGTGTTGTGGGACATCCCGTTTTTTGCTGTGCGGCCCCGTTTAGTGATTAAAGGCGGAATGATCGCGTGGGCGATTTCGGGCGATGCTGGAGCCTCTATTCCGACGCCGGAATTAAATCGTTATCGTCCCATGTTTGGGGCTTATGGGAGTGCGGTGGCGTCGACAAGCGTGATTTTTACCAGTCAGGCGGCCCTGGCGGATGGACTGGCTGCACGCATCCGGGTACGAAAACCGCTTTTGGCGGCGTCTCGCACGCGCCAACTCTCCAAACGTGACATGGTCAGAAATGAGGCTACGCCAGTGATTGAAGTGGATCCCGAAACGTATCGGGTTATGGTTGACGGGCACGAAGCGACCGTGGCACCGGCCGATGAGGTGCGGTTAGCTCGGCTTTACCGATTTTACTAG
- a CDS encoding Urease accessory protein ureG (PFAM: CobW/HypB/UreG, nucleotide-binding domain~TIGRFAM: urease accessory protein UreG~COGs: COG0378 Ni2+-binding GTPase involved in regulation of expression and maturation of urease and hydrogenase~HAMAP: Urease accessory protein UreG~InterPro IPR004400:IPR003495~KEGG: mil:ML5_3779 urease accessory protein UreG~PFAM: Cobalamin (vitamin B12) biosynthesis CobW-like~SPTR: Urease accessory protein ureG;~TIGRFAM: Urease accessory protein UreG), with the protein MTRIARVGIGGPVGSGKTTLIEELVPRLVARGLQLIVITNDIVTREDEMHVRKTLDGILDSGRIAGVETGTCPHTAVREDPSLNLAVIEEMEARYPDTDLVLLESGGDNLTLTFAPTVVDRSVFVLDVSGGDKVPRKKGPGVVQADLLVINKIDLAPYVGADLGRMQREAYEVRQGRPVILTNCRTGEGLEDVIAYLAEECLWVR; encoded by the coding sequence ATGACTCGGATAGCGCGAGTGGGAATTGGAGGCCCTGTGGGGTCCGGTAAAACCACGCTCATCGAGGAGTTGGTTCCGCGACTGGTGGCCCGCGGACTTCAATTGATCGTCATTACCAATGATATTGTGACCCGGGAAGACGAAATGCATGTGCGCAAAACATTGGATGGCATATTGGATTCAGGGAGGATTGCCGGAGTCGAGACTGGAACTTGCCCCCACACGGCCGTCCGGGAAGACCCTTCTTTAAATTTAGCGGTGATCGAGGAGATGGAAGCTCGCTATCCGGATACGGACTTGGTGCTCTTGGAGTCGGGCGGTGATAATCTCACGTTGACATTTGCGCCGACGGTGGTGGATCGTAGCGTCTTTGTACTGGATGTCTCCGGTGGAGATAAAGTACCGCGGAAAAAAGGACCGGGAGTGGTGCAAGCGGATCTGCTGGTCATTAATAAAATTGATTTGGCTCCGTATGTGGGAGCGGATTTAGGGCGCATGCAGCGAGAGGCGTATGAAGTGCGGCAAGGGCGTCCGGTCATTCTGACTAATTGCCGCACCGGGGAAGGGCTAGAGGATGTCATAGCCTATTTGGCGGAGGAATGCCTATGGGTTCGGTGA
- a CDS encoding fatty acid desaturase (PFAM: Fatty acid desaturase~InterPro IPR005804~KEGG: psa:PST_2002 hypothetical protein~PFAM: Fatty acid desaturase, type 1~SPTR: Putative fatty acid desaturase): MASSSSAVLTPDKADHRRRGLRNVFRYDDGIIPNLLALAYILGGYAGGWIFLFSRSPWLWMVGVLLVAHSMIISAYFFHELVHHTIFRSSRVNRRMMVIISWINGSCLANLPRTEKKHLAHHFQKADVISFDFRQWLTQHPVACRLVIFMEWLYIPAVELLMRGAMIRQPWSEHSPHRYRVFGVLAIRTVGWLAILAWHWPAALGYVLASYLFITVLRFVDAFQHTYEPIVAYPSGPAPTIPQRDHTYEEENTYSNLLSHRFPALNLLTLNFVYHNVHHALPGLPWHRLRHYHETQYLSQHGKARILPLSAQLRWYHRYRVQRVLASDYGDVTQGFIGAVGVSFLTVM; the protein is encoded by the coding sequence GTGGCTTCATCCTCTTCAGCCGTACTAACCCCGGACAAAGCCGATCACCGCAGGCGGGGACTTCGCAACGTGTTTCGATATGATGACGGGATTATTCCCAATTTGCTAGCGTTGGCGTATATCCTCGGTGGCTACGCGGGTGGATGGATCTTCCTGTTTTCCCGTTCCCCATGGCTCTGGATGGTCGGGGTGCTGTTGGTGGCCCATAGCATGATTATTTCCGCCTACTTTTTTCACGAACTGGTTCACCATACCATTTTTCGATCATCCCGGGTCAATCGACGCATGATGGTCATCATCAGCTGGATTAACGGTTCTTGCCTTGCCAATTTGCCACGAACGGAAAAGAAACATTTAGCCCATCATTTTCAAAAAGCCGACGTGATTTCCTTTGACTTTCGCCAGTGGCTGACGCAACATCCGGTGGCCTGTCGATTGGTCATTTTCATGGAATGGCTCTATATTCCAGCCGTCGAACTTCTGATGCGGGGTGCCATGATTCGTCAACCGTGGAGCGAGCACTCACCCCACCGATATCGTGTATTCGGCGTTTTGGCAATCCGCACGGTCGGCTGGCTCGCGATTCTTGCCTGGCATTGGCCAGCTGCACTGGGATATGTCCTGGCCAGTTATCTTTTTATTACCGTCTTGCGCTTTGTCGATGCGTTTCAGCATACCTATGAGCCGATTGTCGCCTACCCCAGCGGGCCCGCACCGACGATTCCCCAGCGGGATCATACTTACGAGGAAGAGAACACCTATTCCAATCTGCTTTCTCATCGGTTTCCCGCCCTCAATTTACTGACCCTCAATTTCGTCTACCATAATGTGCATCATGCCCTTCCGGGTCTACCATGGCACCGGTTACGCCATTACCACGAAACCCAATATCTCTCGCAGCACGGGAAAGCTCGTATCCTTCCGTTATCCGCCCAATTACGCTGGTATCATCGCTATCGCGTGCAGCGGGTGTTAGCCTCAGATTACGGTGACGTCACTCAGGGTTTCATCGGGGCGGTCGGTGTTTCATTTTTAACCGTCATGTAG
- a CDS encoding urease, beta subunit (PFAM: Urease beta subunit~TIGRFAM: urease, beta subunit~COGs: COG0832 Urea amidohydrolase (urease) beta subunit~InterPro IPR002019~KEGG: bbr:BB4324 urease subunit beta~PFAM: Urease, beta subunit~PRIAM: Urease~SPTR: Urease subunit beta;~TIGRFAM: Urease, beta subunit), giving the protein MIPLGGYMTEPGEIELCPGRPRRDLVVVNRGDRPIQVGSHFHFAEANPALDFDRQKAVGFRLDIPSGTAIRFEPGLTVTVTLVAFGGRKKLQGFQTAVPDEEGTIEHEH; this is encoded by the coding sequence ATGATTCCTTTGGGGGGCTACATGACGGAACCGGGTGAAATTGAGTTGTGCCCTGGGCGCCCGCGCAGGGACCTCGTTGTGGTCAATCGGGGAGATCGTCCGATTCAGGTAGGTTCTCATTTTCATTTCGCGGAAGCCAATCCGGCGCTCGATTTTGATCGGCAAAAAGCCGTGGGGTTTCGGTTGGATATTCCCTCTGGCACCGCCATTCGATTTGAGCCGGGATTGACAGTCACTGTGACTTTAGTGGCGTTCGGGGGACGCAAAAAGTTACAGGGGTTTCAAACGGCGGTGCCGGATGAGGAAGGGACGATAGAGCATGAACATTGA
- a CDS encoding amino acid/polyamine/organocation transporter, APC superfamily (PFAM: Amino acid permease~COGs: COG0531 Amino acid transporter~InterPro IPR004841~KEGG: tvo:TVN0718 amino acid transporter~PFAM: Amino acid permease-associated region~SPTR: Amino acid transporter; TC 2.A.3), with amino-acid sequence MAHAHSSSLPRNAVNFWHVLAQGLISNGPLASMVAALTAAAGYALGALPLAYLLGGLMVFLWINTPYQFSKRLAGAGGVAYFVHRSLGGRWGYLAGITYAVYYAALLATNIVFFSLLIQSVSQQLGVNVPTALAYPLTVLFVLPSTVLTYLGVRSSLNYGVITAFVEMIMLLVLSGVIIFSPHTVNTTAVYHPALAANGISGLAVGSLVASFGMSGSTAAVYLGAEAKTAHRTIRLALYIASALVVLMFVIVSYSLTVGWGYTHMAQFAQSSIPGLLIVHHYLGLKTELLFVVFVLNSLIGMNVASTIVVSRIMLTFSHSDLWPKGLGHIHPKYQTPTTAILAVSAIAVAAGLLAEAIFGLSNAFLVLILIATMGEFLGHALGNIGLMRFYDRTARFRVFLFGVLPALSLVLILFGVFFTFYPPIVPAVFAPITMFAALIAGYFHYGRHLGQRSDPLRDSVLLRFSSDHPTLAQENEGEDDDEAEPIEMEGT; translated from the coding sequence GTGGCTCATGCCCATTCATCATCTCTTCCGCGCAATGCGGTAAACTTTTGGCATGTTTTGGCCCAAGGATTGATTTCTAACGGGCCTTTAGCCTCCATGGTAGCTGCATTAACCGCAGCCGCCGGTTATGCGCTCGGGGCACTGCCACTGGCTTACCTTCTTGGGGGCTTAATGGTGTTCTTATGGATTAACACCCCCTATCAATTCTCTAAACGCCTGGCGGGGGCCGGCGGCGTCGCGTATTTCGTTCATCGTAGTTTAGGCGGTCGTTGGGGGTATCTGGCCGGTATTACCTACGCTGTCTATTATGCGGCCTTATTGGCCACTAATATTGTCTTCTTTTCGTTGTTGATTCAATCGGTATCGCAACAGTTAGGGGTTAATGTGCCGACGGCTCTGGCCTATCCCCTGACCGTATTGTTTGTATTGCCATCGACCGTCTTAACCTATTTGGGCGTTCGGTCTTCCCTCAACTATGGCGTAATCACCGCTTTCGTGGAAATGATTATGCTTCTCGTGTTGAGTGGCGTCATCATTTTTTCTCCGCACACAGTCAACACCACTGCCGTCTATCACCCGGCACTGGCTGCCAATGGCATTAGCGGTCTGGCCGTAGGCTCTTTGGTGGCGTCTTTTGGCATGTCCGGATCGACGGCCGCCGTATATCTAGGGGCTGAGGCAAAAACGGCTCATCGAACCATTCGTCTCGCACTCTACATTGCGTCGGCTCTTGTGGTTTTAATGTTTGTGATCGTGTCCTATTCACTGACCGTCGGCTGGGGTTACACCCACATGGCGCAATTTGCCCAGTCCAGCATTCCCGGCCTTCTGATTGTTCATCACTACCTGGGCCTCAAAACTGAACTCTTGTTTGTCGTCTTCGTTTTAAACAGCCTCATCGGGATGAACGTAGCCAGCACGATCGTTGTCAGTCGGATTATGCTCACGTTTTCCCACAGTGATTTGTGGCCTAAGGGACTCGGCCACATTCATCCGAAATACCAAACGCCCACAACGGCCATTTTGGCGGTTAGTGCGATTGCCGTGGCTGCCGGATTATTGGCGGAAGCCATTTTTGGGCTATCCAACGCATTTTTGGTTCTCATTCTGATAGCCACGATGGGAGAGTTTCTCGGTCACGCACTCGGTAACATCGGATTGATGAGATTCTATGACCGTACCGCGCGGTTTCGGGTCTTCTTGTTCGGGGTCCTCCCCGCTCTGTCGCTGGTACTTATCTTATTTGGGGTGTTCTTTACCTTTTACCCCCCTATCGTCCCGGCGGTTTTTGCCCCCATTACCATGTTCGCGGCTTTAATTGCTGGATATTTCCATTACGGCCGTCATCTTGGGCAACGTAGTGACCCCCTGCGCGATTCCGTATTGCTTCGATTCAGCAGCGATCACCCGACGCTCGCTCAGGAGAATGAAGGAGAAGATGACGACGAGGCCGAGCCGATTGAAATGGAGGGAACCTAA